In a genomic window of Carassius gibelio isolate Cgi1373 ecotype wild population from Czech Republic chromosome A3, carGib1.2-hapl.c, whole genome shotgun sequence:
- the LOC127952739 gene encoding immunoglobulin superfamily member 10-like isoform X2: MLLQKQTSSELKGNPSTSEVWHIQMLIGQHDYCTGAQAECPVQLSQQRVVVRYRGSVAVNCSPSVPHIGMGWEASEGAVPKTSNSLITWRVSHLTEWDIRPVCYINVNHKEQCQVELSITIYKTPDSVSISIVNHTGPMIAGRQYELQCDVHDVAPVQYLTVKWYKGQTLLNQTYFTEDSKIPVNETVTLLIRPVRADNGAQYRCEAQLDLGAEGPQPPPKETSDPLYITVQFEPIINENKLPSVVPVFRGYSEEIVCEAEGNPKPTISWILGTNDIVYNEVLTISESTPENVYCVAENYVGTTTRKVKVFVQGAQAECPVQLSQQRVVVRYRGSVAVNCSPSVPHKGMGWEASEGAVPMTRDSLITWRVSHLTEWDIRPVCYINVNHKEQCQVELSITIYKTPDSVSISIVNHTGPMIEGRQYQLQCDVHDVAPVQYLTVKWYKGQTLLNQTYFTEDSKIPVNETVTLLIRPVRADNGAQYRCEAQLDLGAEGPQPPPKETSDPLYITVQFEPIINENKLPSVVPVFRGYSEEIVCEAEGNPKPTISWILGTNDIVYNEVLTISESTPEYVSCVAENYVGTTTRKVKVFVQETASLSGEFFGGSEQE, translated from the exons ATGCTGTTACAAAAACAGACAAGTTCAGAactcaaagg TAATCCCTCCACCTCAGAGGTGTGGCATATCCAGATGCTTATTGGAcaacatgattattgcacag GTGCACAAGCTGAATGTCCTGTTCAGCTCAGCCAGCAGCGTGTTGTTGTGAGATACAGAGGTTCTGTAGCAGTTAACTGTAGCCCTTCAGTCCCACATATAGGGATGGGATGGGAAGCCAGTGAAGGAGCAGTGCCCAAAACCAGTAACAGTCTGATCACATGGAGAGTGTCACACCTCACAGAATGGGACATACGTCCTGTCTGCTACATAAACGTAAACCATAAGGAACAGTGTCAAGTAGAGCTCTCAATCACTATTTACA AGACTCCAGACAGTGTGTCCATCAGCATTGTGAATCACACAGGACCAATGATAGCGGGACGGCAGTATGAGCTCCAGTGTGATGTTCACGATGTGGCTCCTGTTCAGTATCTCACTGTCAAATGGTATAAAGGACAGACTCTGCTGAACCAAACTTACTTCACTGAGGATAGCAAGATTCCAGTGAATGAAACTGTCACACTCCTGATCCGTCCAGTCAGAGCTGATAACGGAGCTCAATACAGATGTGAAGCACAGCTTGATCTGGGAGCAGAAGGACCACAACCTCCTCCAAAAGAAACATCAGACCCTCTCTACATTACTGTACAAT TTGAACCGATCATCAATGAGAACAAACTGCCCTCTGTAGTGCCTGTGTTTCGAGGATATTCAGAGGAGATTGTTTGTGAAGCCGAGGGAAACCCAAAACCAACAATCAGCTGGATCCTCGGCACAAATGATATAGTTTATAATGAAGTTCTTACTATATCAGAGTCAACACCTGAGAATGTATACTGTGTTGCAGAGAATTATGTTGGCACGACCACCAGAAAAGTAAAAGTGTTCGTACAAG GTGCACAAGCTGAATGTCCTGTTCAGCTCAGCCAGCAGCGTGTTGTTGTGAGATACAGAGGTTCTGTAGCAGTTAACTGTAGCCCTTCAGTCCCACATAAAGGGATGGGATGGGAAGCCAGTGAAGGAGCAGTGCCCATGACCAGAGACAGTCTGATCACATGGAGAGTGTCACACCTGACAGAATGGGACATACGTCCTGTCTGCTACATAAACGTAAACCATAAGGAACAGTGTCAAGTAGAGCTCTCAATCACTATTTACA AGACTCCAGACAGTGTGTCCATCAGCATTGTGAATCACACAGGACCAATGATAGAGGGACGGCAGTATCAGCTCCAGTGTGATGTTCACGATGTGGCTCCTGTTCAGTATCTCACTGTCAAATGGTATAAAGGACAGACTCTGCTGAACCAAACTTACTTCACTGAGGATAGCAAGATTCCAGTGAATGAAACTGTCACACTCCTGATCCGTCCAGTCAGAGCTGATAACGGAGCTCAATACAGATGTGAAGCACAGCTTGATCTGGGAGCAGAAGGACCACAACCTCCTCCAAAAGAAACATCAGACCCTCTCTACATTACTGTACAAT TTGAACCGATCATCAATGAGAACAAACTGCCCTCTGTAGTGCCTGTGTTTCGAGGATATTCAGAGGAGATTGTTTGTGAAGCCGAGGGAAACCCAAAACCAACAATCAGCTGGATCCTCGGCACAAATGATATAGTTTATAATGAAGTTCTTACTATATCAGAGTCAACACCTGAGTATGTGTCCTGCGTTGCAGAGAATTATGTTGGCACGACCACCAGAAAAGTAAAAGTGTTCGTACAAG
- the LOC127952739 gene encoding immunoglobulin superfamily member 10-like isoform X1, whose translation MLLQKQTSSELKGNPSTSEVWHIQMLIGQHDYCTGAQAECPVQLSQQRVVVRYRGSVAVNCSPSVPHIGMGWEASEGAVPKTSNSLITWRVSHLTEWDIRPVCYINVNHKEQCQVELSITIYKTPDSVSISIVNHTGPMIAGRQYELQCDVHDVAPVQYLTVKWYKGQTLLNQTYFTEDSKIPVNETVTLLIRPVRADNGAQYRCEAQLDLGAEGPQPPPKETSDPLYITVQFEPIINENKLPSVVPVFRGYSEEIVCEAEGNPKPTISWILGTNDIVYNEVLTISESTPENVYCVAENYVGTTTRKVKVFVQGAQAECPVQLSQQRVVVRYRGSVAVNCSPSVPHKGMGWEASEGAVPMTRDSLITWRVSHLTEWDIRPVCYINVNHKEQCQVELSITIYKTPDSVSISIVNHTGPMIEGRQYQLQCDVHDVAPVQYLTVKWYKGQTLLNQTYFTEDSKIPVNETVTLLIRPVRADNGAQYRCEAQLDLGAEGPQPPPKETSDPLYITVQFEPIINENKLPSVVPVFRGYSEEIVCEAEGNPKPTISWILGTNDIVYNEVLTISESTPEYVSCVAENYVGTTTRKVKVFVQGNYAFVSFFLFLQIATITIIQFA comes from the exons ATGCTGTTACAAAAACAGACAAGTTCAGAactcaaagg TAATCCCTCCACCTCAGAGGTGTGGCATATCCAGATGCTTATTGGAcaacatgattattgcacag GTGCACAAGCTGAATGTCCTGTTCAGCTCAGCCAGCAGCGTGTTGTTGTGAGATACAGAGGTTCTGTAGCAGTTAACTGTAGCCCTTCAGTCCCACATATAGGGATGGGATGGGAAGCCAGTGAAGGAGCAGTGCCCAAAACCAGTAACAGTCTGATCACATGGAGAGTGTCACACCTCACAGAATGGGACATACGTCCTGTCTGCTACATAAACGTAAACCATAAGGAACAGTGTCAAGTAGAGCTCTCAATCACTATTTACA AGACTCCAGACAGTGTGTCCATCAGCATTGTGAATCACACAGGACCAATGATAGCGGGACGGCAGTATGAGCTCCAGTGTGATGTTCACGATGTGGCTCCTGTTCAGTATCTCACTGTCAAATGGTATAAAGGACAGACTCTGCTGAACCAAACTTACTTCACTGAGGATAGCAAGATTCCAGTGAATGAAACTGTCACACTCCTGATCCGTCCAGTCAGAGCTGATAACGGAGCTCAATACAGATGTGAAGCACAGCTTGATCTGGGAGCAGAAGGACCACAACCTCCTCCAAAAGAAACATCAGACCCTCTCTACATTACTGTACAAT TTGAACCGATCATCAATGAGAACAAACTGCCCTCTGTAGTGCCTGTGTTTCGAGGATATTCAGAGGAGATTGTTTGTGAAGCCGAGGGAAACCCAAAACCAACAATCAGCTGGATCCTCGGCACAAATGATATAGTTTATAATGAAGTTCTTACTATATCAGAGTCAACACCTGAGAATGTATACTGTGTTGCAGAGAATTATGTTGGCACGACCACCAGAAAAGTAAAAGTGTTCGTACAAG GTGCACAAGCTGAATGTCCTGTTCAGCTCAGCCAGCAGCGTGTTGTTGTGAGATACAGAGGTTCTGTAGCAGTTAACTGTAGCCCTTCAGTCCCACATAAAGGGATGGGATGGGAAGCCAGTGAAGGAGCAGTGCCCATGACCAGAGACAGTCTGATCACATGGAGAGTGTCACACCTGACAGAATGGGACATACGTCCTGTCTGCTACATAAACGTAAACCATAAGGAACAGTGTCAAGTAGAGCTCTCAATCACTATTTACA AGACTCCAGACAGTGTGTCCATCAGCATTGTGAATCACACAGGACCAATGATAGAGGGACGGCAGTATCAGCTCCAGTGTGATGTTCACGATGTGGCTCCTGTTCAGTATCTCACTGTCAAATGGTATAAAGGACAGACTCTGCTGAACCAAACTTACTTCACTGAGGATAGCAAGATTCCAGTGAATGAAACTGTCACACTCCTGATCCGTCCAGTCAGAGCTGATAACGGAGCTCAATACAGATGTGAAGCACAGCTTGATCTGGGAGCAGAAGGACCACAACCTCCTCCAAAAGAAACATCAGACCCTCTCTACATTACTGTACAAT TTGAACCGATCATCAATGAGAACAAACTGCCCTCTGTAGTGCCTGTGTTTCGAGGATATTCAGAGGAGATTGTTTGTGAAGCCGAGGGAAACCCAAAACCAACAATCAGCTGGATCCTCGGCACAAATGATATAGTTTATAATGAAGTTCTTACTATATCAGAGTCAACACCTGAGTATGTGTCCTGCGTTGCAGAGAATTATGTTGGCACGACCACCAGAAAAGTAAAAGTGTTCGTACAAGGTAACTAtgcatttgtgtctttttttctttttttgcaaattgcaacaataacaataattcaaTTTGCTTAA
- the LOC127952739 gene encoding immunoglobulin superfamily member 10-like isoform X3: MLRRFYGLVYFSTVLLFVTLTGAQAECPVQLSQQRVVVRYRGSVAVNCSPSVPHIGMGWEASEGAVPKTSNSLITWRVSHLTEWDIRPVCYINVNHKEQCQVELSITIYKTPDSVSISIVNHTGPMIAGRQYELQCDVHDVAPVQYLTVKWYKGQTLLNQTYFTEDSKIPVNETVTLLIRPVRADNGAQYRCEAQLDLGAEGPQPPPKETSDPLYITVQFEPIINENKLPSVVPVFRGYSEEIVCEAEGNPKPTISWILGTNDIVYNEVLTISESTPENVYCVAENYVGTTTRKVKVFVQGAQAECPVQLSQQRVVVRYRGSVAVNCSPSVPHKGMGWEASEGAVPMTRDSLITWRVSHLTEWDIRPVCYINVNHKEQCQVELSITIYKTPDSVSISIVNHTGPMIEGRQYQLQCDVHDVAPVQYLTVKWYKGQTLLNQTYFTEDSKIPVNETVTLLIRPVRADNGAQYRCEAQLDLGAEGPQPPPKETSDPLYITVQFEPIINENKLPSVVPVFRGYSEEIVCEAEGNPKPTISWILGTNDIVYNEVLTISESTPEYVSCVAENYVGTTTRKVKVFVQGNYAFVSFFLFLQIATITIIQFA, encoded by the exons ATGCTGCGACGTTTTTATGGACttgtttatttttcaacagttttactgtttgtgACTCTCACAG GTGCACAAGCTGAATGTCCTGTTCAGCTCAGCCAGCAGCGTGTTGTTGTGAGATACAGAGGTTCTGTAGCAGTTAACTGTAGCCCTTCAGTCCCACATATAGGGATGGGATGGGAAGCCAGTGAAGGAGCAGTGCCCAAAACCAGTAACAGTCTGATCACATGGAGAGTGTCACACCTCACAGAATGGGACATACGTCCTGTCTGCTACATAAACGTAAACCATAAGGAACAGTGTCAAGTAGAGCTCTCAATCACTATTTACA AGACTCCAGACAGTGTGTCCATCAGCATTGTGAATCACACAGGACCAATGATAGCGGGACGGCAGTATGAGCTCCAGTGTGATGTTCACGATGTGGCTCCTGTTCAGTATCTCACTGTCAAATGGTATAAAGGACAGACTCTGCTGAACCAAACTTACTTCACTGAGGATAGCAAGATTCCAGTGAATGAAACTGTCACACTCCTGATCCGTCCAGTCAGAGCTGATAACGGAGCTCAATACAGATGTGAAGCACAGCTTGATCTGGGAGCAGAAGGACCACAACCTCCTCCAAAAGAAACATCAGACCCTCTCTACATTACTGTACAAT TTGAACCGATCATCAATGAGAACAAACTGCCCTCTGTAGTGCCTGTGTTTCGAGGATATTCAGAGGAGATTGTTTGTGAAGCCGAGGGAAACCCAAAACCAACAATCAGCTGGATCCTCGGCACAAATGATATAGTTTATAATGAAGTTCTTACTATATCAGAGTCAACACCTGAGAATGTATACTGTGTTGCAGAGAATTATGTTGGCACGACCACCAGAAAAGTAAAAGTGTTCGTACAAG GTGCACAAGCTGAATGTCCTGTTCAGCTCAGCCAGCAGCGTGTTGTTGTGAGATACAGAGGTTCTGTAGCAGTTAACTGTAGCCCTTCAGTCCCACATAAAGGGATGGGATGGGAAGCCAGTGAAGGAGCAGTGCCCATGACCAGAGACAGTCTGATCACATGGAGAGTGTCACACCTGACAGAATGGGACATACGTCCTGTCTGCTACATAAACGTAAACCATAAGGAACAGTGTCAAGTAGAGCTCTCAATCACTATTTACA AGACTCCAGACAGTGTGTCCATCAGCATTGTGAATCACACAGGACCAATGATAGAGGGACGGCAGTATCAGCTCCAGTGTGATGTTCACGATGTGGCTCCTGTTCAGTATCTCACTGTCAAATGGTATAAAGGACAGACTCTGCTGAACCAAACTTACTTCACTGAGGATAGCAAGATTCCAGTGAATGAAACTGTCACACTCCTGATCCGTCCAGTCAGAGCTGATAACGGAGCTCAATACAGATGTGAAGCACAGCTTGATCTGGGAGCAGAAGGACCACAACCTCCTCCAAAAGAAACATCAGACCCTCTCTACATTACTGTACAAT TTGAACCGATCATCAATGAGAACAAACTGCCCTCTGTAGTGCCTGTGTTTCGAGGATATTCAGAGGAGATTGTTTGTGAAGCCGAGGGAAACCCAAAACCAACAATCAGCTGGATCCTCGGCACAAATGATATAGTTTATAATGAAGTTCTTACTATATCAGAGTCAACACCTGAGTATGTGTCCTGCGTTGCAGAGAATTATGTTGGCACGACCACCAGAAAAGTAAAAGTGTTCGTACAAGGTAACTAtgcatttgtgtctttttttctttttttgcaaattgcaacaataacaataattcaaTTTGCTTAA